Proteins encoded together in one Marispirochaeta sp. window:
- the gatB gene encoding Asp-tRNA(Asn)/Glu-tRNA(Gln) amidotransferase subunit GatB: MSTYQSFIGLEIHIHLLSSSKVFCDCASRFGDEPNSNVCPVCMGYPGVLPALNEEAIFMSYRVGKALNCRPAEKAVFDRKNYFYPDMTKNYQISQFHSPVGIGGWFDIDVEGEIKRVRIHDIHLEEDAGKMIHTPSGSLLDYNRAGTALLEIVTEPDLSTGEDAEAFLQQFRSLVRYMGVCDGNMEEGSLRCDGNISINLAGKGLGTKTEIKNINSSKFLRLALNHEIRRQKKLLDRGEKVVQETRLWDEAAGRTESMRSKESAHDYRYFPEPDLPSFRPDDAFFSRVEESMIELPLARRTRFVEKTGLKPVQAELLTEEISSADFFEAVTALGADPQNAAAWMTGDVQKYLKRREEEIACSSLSPRRLADLIALVDDKRINRNSAREVLEAILDEDKDPETIVTERGLEQEDNSEELAAMVDKIAAENPQAVEQLKNGDMKPIGFFVGQVMRASGGKADPQAVQTLIRRRFDL; encoded by the coding sequence ATGAGCACGTATCAGTCCTTTATCGGTTTGGAAATTCACATACACCTTTTAAGCTCAAGCAAGGTCTTCTGCGACTGTGCCTCCCGCTTTGGGGACGAACCAAACTCCAATGTATGCCCTGTCTGTATGGGATACCCCGGGGTGCTGCCGGCGCTGAACGAAGAGGCCATATTCATGTCCTACCGTGTGGGAAAAGCTCTGAACTGCAGACCCGCGGAAAAGGCTGTTTTTGATCGCAAAAACTATTTTTATCCCGACATGACCAAGAACTATCAGATATCCCAGTTCCACTCACCCGTCGGGATCGGCGGCTGGTTTGATATTGATGTTGAAGGCGAGATTAAACGGGTCAGGATTCATGATATTCACCTGGAAGAGGATGCCGGCAAGATGATCCACACCCCCTCGGGCAGCCTTTTGGATTACAATCGCGCCGGAACCGCGCTTCTGGAGATTGTTACCGAACCGGACCTGAGTACCGGTGAAGATGCCGAGGCCTTTCTGCAGCAGTTCCGCTCTCTTGTACGCTACATGGGGGTCTGCGACGGCAATATGGAAGAGGGCTCCCTGCGCTGCGACGGGAACATTTCGATAAACCTTGCAGGAAAGGGCCTGGGGACCAAGACGGAGATAAAAAACATCAACTCCTCAAAGTTTCTGCGCCTGGCTTTGAACCACGAGATCCGCCGGCAGAAGAAGCTGCTGGACCGGGGAGAAAAGGTTGTACAGGAGACCCGTCTTTGGGACGAGGCCGCAGGCAGGACTGAATCCATGCGTTCCAAGGAGAGTGCCCACGATTACCGTTACTTTCCTGAGCCTGATTTACCGTCGTTCCGGCCGGATGACGCCTTTTTTTCACGGGTAGAGGAATCCATGATCGAGCTGCCGCTGGCGCGGCGAACCAGATTTGTTGAAAAGACGGGGCTAAAGCCGGTACAGGCGGAACTGTTAACGGAGGAAATAAGCAGCGCTGACTTTTTCGAGGCCGTTACCGCCCTGGGAGCGGACCCGCAGAACGCCGCGGCCTGGATGACCGGGGATGTGCAGAAGTACCTGAAACGCCGGGAGGAGGAGATTGCCTGCAGCAGTCTGAGCCCCCGGCGCCTGGCAGACCTGATTGCTCTTGTCGATGATAAGCGCATTAACCGCAACAGTGCCCGGGAGGTCCTGGAGGCGATACTGGATGAGGATAAAGACCCGGAGACAATTGTTACCGAGCGGGGTCTTGAGCAGGAGGATAACTCCGAAGAGCTTGCTGCCATGGTAGATAAAATCGCTGCAGAGAATCCCCAGGCGGTGGAGCAGCTGAAAAACGGCGACATGAAGCCTATCGGCTTTTTCGTGGGACAGGTAATGCGGGCAAGCGGAGGCAAAGCGGACCCTCAGGCAGTTCAGACCCTGATTCGCCGCCGTTTTGATCTGTAA
- the gatA gene encoding Asp-tRNA(Asn)/Glu-tRNA(Gln) amidotransferase subunit GatA, with protein MTSDILSSWRGLLDDSSRASAHRGYVDEWETKINSFVQIDFLAEQQRNKNENSVGPLTGIPYGVKDNIAVRGLDLSCGSKILEGFTSPYSASAVERLEAAGARVYGKCNLDEFGMGSSCENSVHGPSSNPWDPSRVTGGSSGGSAAAVAAGLVPFALGSDTGGSVRQPASFCGVYGLKPTYGAVSRYGLVAYASSLESVGVLARDIETCRLVFDTIKGEDTKDQTTVPYEDRSGEFSGRRIAVLKDLKDLSPGVDAVYQETLKGYKKLGWEIVPVTLETLDYVVPAYYTIATAEASANLARYTGIRYGYRADGEEHAEMVRNTRSEGFGHEVKLRILLGTYVLRSGFQDRYYGRAQRIRTLIAREFSRVFGGAELLLMPTFPVAAFPHGESGMDAFQQKLADKFTAAANLAGVPGLSFPAGMDGHMPVGMQLLAPALCEGRLFSAAAEYRSVFEPAGCPGFKEPA; from the coding sequence ATGACAAGCGATATTCTATCCTCCTGGCGCGGACTTCTGGACGATTCTTCCCGGGCTTCGGCACACCGTGGCTACGTTGATGAATGGGAAACAAAGATCAACTCTTTTGTACAGATTGATTTTCTGGCAGAACAACAGAGAAATAAAAACGAGAATAGCGTCGGGCCTCTTACGGGAATCCCCTACGGGGTAAAGGATAACATAGCCGTCAGGGGGCTGGACCTGAGCTGCGGCTCGAAGATCCTGGAGGGATTTACCTCGCCCTATTCGGCCAGCGCGGTAGAGCGCCTGGAAGCCGCCGGTGCCCGGGTCTATGGCAAGTGCAACCTGGATGAGTTCGGCATGGGTTCTTCCTGTGAAAACTCGGTTCATGGGCCGAGCTCCAATCCCTGGGATCCCTCACGGGTCACCGGCGGATCTTCCGGCGGATCGGCGGCGGCGGTCGCTGCCGGCCTGGTCCCCTTTGCCCTGGGCAGCGATACCGGCGGTTCAGTACGGCAGCCCGCCTCCTTCTGCGGGGTCTATGGACTTAAACCTACCTACGGCGCGGTTTCCCGTTACGGGCTTGTGGCATATGCTTCTTCTCTTGAGAGTGTCGGTGTTCTGGCCCGGGATATTGAAACCTGCCGTCTTGTTTTTGACACCATAAAAGGGGAAGACACGAAGGATCAGACAACTGTTCCGTACGAAGACCGTTCCGGCGAATTTTCCGGGCGGAGGATCGCTGTACTTAAGGATCTTAAGGACCTGAGTCCCGGAGTGGATGCTGTGTACCAGGAAACTCTGAAGGGCTACAAAAAACTTGGCTGGGAGATTGTCCCTGTTACACTGGAAACCCTGGATTACGTGGTTCCCGCATATTACACCATAGCCACAGCCGAAGCCTCGGCGAACCTGGCACGCTACACCGGAATCCGCTACGGCTATCGGGCAGACGGCGAGGAACACGCCGAGATGGTCCGCAATACCCGCAGCGAGGGCTTCGGGCACGAGGTAAAACTCAGAATTCTGCTGGGGACGTATGTGCTGCGCTCAGGGTTCCAGGACCGGTACTACGGCCGGGCTCAGCGCATCCGTACCCTTATTGCACGCGAGTTTTCCAGAGTTTTCGGAGGGGCTGAACTGCTCTTAATGCCCACCTTTCCGGTTGCGGCTTTCCCCCACGGAGAGTCGGGAATGGATGCTTTCCAGCAGAAACTGGCGGACAAGTTTACCGCCGCGGCCAATCTGGCGGGAGTTCCGGGATTGAGTTTTCCCGCCGGCATGGATGGACATATGCCGGTGGGCATGCAGCTGCTTGCCCCGGCCTTGTGCGAGGGGCGGCTCTTTTCCGCCGCCGCGGAGTACCGTTCAGTATTTGAACCGGCGGGCTGTCCGGGATTCAAGGAGCCTGCATGA
- the gatC gene encoding Asp-tRNA(Asn)/Glu-tRNA(Gln) amidotransferase subunit GatC, with protein MEEKELDITAELANLHLSGSERAAFDEEVGRILEYFELMKGIDVDGVEATTHVGVRGNRTRPDQVRKEDLSQGVLANAPDRQERFFRIPKVLG; from the coding sequence ATGGAAGAAAAAGAACTTGACATAACCGCCGAACTGGCCAATCTGCATCTTTCCGGGAGTGAACGTGCAGCCTTCGATGAAGAGGTTGGACGAATCCTTGAATATTTTGAACTGATGAAGGGTATCGATGTGGATGGTGTAGAAGCTACGACCCATGTCGGTGTGCGGGGAAACAGAACCCGGCCGGATCAGGTTCGGAAAGAAGATCTGTCGCAGGGGGTTTTAGCCAATGCCCCGGATCGGCAGGAACGCTTCTTCCGGATTCCCAAGGTCCTTGGCTGA
- a CDS encoding trehalase family glycosidase, giving the protein MVKTGFPTIHFYDQDFVDLYDRTWAWLEDFWARGTKKNGLESRFFYYPSSETVNQFDACLSTFFLVYSNKVYPASPSLDNFYAKQEESGAIRGEYEIASGKPVLTEENPEGAAPPLFSYAEYNLYHKEGNKKRLKDIMPILEKYFDWLEATFKDDTGMYSVPFKALYMPNAPRTQAKYPVDFNTQQAINALYMSAIGDVLNDKEMSFKYKRQYFSLKTRINSQMWNNETGFYHDLDADQQRLPQKTIAGFWPLLAEIPNEDRANKMIDHLKNPSTFGLENPFPTLSADDPDFSEDGEGCRGSVVPAFTFMIVKGLEKYARYELARECAIRHLYYMLDTLHPEGKEKGNIYEAYAPRRDGPSKWSGNPDYPRPLYLAYAALSAVTLMIENIIGLYISLPRKTVDWIIPTLEIMGIEDLSLKRNMITILSNKSGRGWEIRLESEKLYYFTINILSERKKKTLPIPSGKCSMLIDKL; this is encoded by the coding sequence GTGGTCAAGACGGGCTTTCCCACTATTCACTTCTATGACCAAGATTTTGTGGATCTTTACGATCGGACCTGGGCCTGGCTTGAAGACTTCTGGGCCAGGGGTACCAAAAAAAACGGCCTTGAATCCCGCTTTTTCTATTATCCTTCCAGCGAGACGGTTAATCAGTTCGACGCGTGTCTGTCCACCTTTTTTCTTGTCTACAGCAACAAGGTGTATCCGGCTTCTCCGTCTCTGGATAACTTTTACGCCAAGCAGGAGGAGTCCGGAGCCATCCGCGGTGAATACGAAATCGCCAGCGGCAAACCGGTCCTCACCGAGGAAAACCCCGAAGGAGCTGCGCCGCCCCTCTTCTCCTACGCTGAGTACAACCTGTACCACAAAGAGGGGAACAAAAAGCGCCTAAAGGATATCATGCCGATTCTGGAAAAATACTTCGACTGGCTTGAGGCCACCTTCAAGGATGATACCGGCATGTACAGTGTTCCTTTTAAAGCCCTGTACATGCCCAACGCTCCCCGGACTCAGGCTAAATACCCGGTGGATTTCAATACACAGCAGGCCATTAACGCCCTCTATATGTCAGCCATCGGGGATGTCCTCAACGACAAGGAGATGAGCTTCAAGTACAAGCGCCAATACTTCTCCTTAAAGACCCGCATCAATTCCCAAATGTGGAACAACGAAACAGGTTTCTATCATGACCTGGACGCGGACCAGCAGCGGCTGCCCCAGAAGACCATTGCCGGTTTCTGGCCTCTTTTGGCGGAGATTCCCAACGAGGACCGGGCCAATAAGATGATTGATCATCTGAAGAACCCGAGCACCTTCGGTCTGGAGAACCCTTTTCCCACCCTGTCGGCAGACGATCCCGACTTTTCCGAAGACGGGGAGGGCTGCCGCGGTTCGGTGGTGCCGGCCTTTACCTTTATGATAGTTAAGGGTCTGGAAAAATACGCCCGGTACGAACTGGCCCGGGAGTGCGCCATCCGGCACCTCTACTACATGCTGGACACCCTGCATCCCGAAGGCAAGGAGAAGGGCAACATCTACGAAGCCTATGCACCCCGGCGGGACGGACCGTCAAAATGGAGCGGTAACCCCGATTATCCCCGGCCTCTCTACCTGGCTTACGCGGCACTGTCGGCAGTCACCCTTATGATAGAAAACATCATCGGCCTCTACATAAGCCTTCCCCGTAAAACCGTTGACTGGATCATTCCAACCCTGGAGATCATGGGTATCGAAGACCTCTCCTTAAAACGCAACATGATCACTATTCTGAGCAACAAGAGCGGACGAGGCTGGGAAATAAGGCTGGAATCGGAAAAGCTCTACTACTTTACCATTAATATCTTAAGCGAACGTAAAAAGAAGACCCTCCCCATTCCTTCAGGCAAATGCTCCATGCTGATCGATAAGTTATAG
- a CDS encoding TerB family tellurite resistance protein: MSFFGKFIGGTIGFLMGGPLGAIAGVAFAHVLQQSQEADRISGSSYFRNYNRRMNTTEHAHMTFFVGAFSLLAKLAKADGELTRNEEATIRRFMIEELRLDPTSQYTALRIFDAALSTNEDYTDIARQFYREFRNRPQILELMIDILFRVAIADGGVNKAEGSMILNIVRIFNFRQDQYDRIKERYVANTNKYYAVLNCKPEDDDETIKKSYRKLVRENHPDAIAAKGLPDEFQKVATDKFRQIQDAYEHIRKERGF; this comes from the coding sequence ATGAGTTTTTTTGGCAAATTCATTGGCGGTACTATCGGTTTTCTGATGGGAGGCCCCCTGGGGGCCATCGCAGGGGTGGCCTTTGCCCATGTACTGCAGCAGTCCCAGGAGGCGGACCGCATCTCCGGCTCCTCCTACTTCCGCAACTACAACCGCCGTATGAACACCACCGAACATGCCCACATGACATTCTTTGTGGGCGCCTTTTCCCTGCTGGCAAAGCTGGCCAAAGCAGACGGCGAACTGACCCGCAACGAAGAAGCAACAATCCGGCGCTTCATGATCGAAGAACTCAGGCTGGATCCAACCTCTCAATACACTGCTCTGCGGATCTTTGACGCAGCCCTCTCTACAAATGAGGATTACACCGACATTGCCCGGCAGTTCTACCGGGAGTTCCGTAACCGGCCCCAGATCCTGGAGCTTATGATCGACATCCTCTTTCGCGTGGCCATTGCCGACGGCGGAGTCAACAAGGCTGAGGGAAGCATGATCCTGAATATCGTCAGGATCTTCAACTTCCGGCAGGACCAGTACGACCGTATAAAAGAACGCTACGTAGCCAATACCAACAAGTATTACGCCGTCCTGAACTGCAAGCCCGAAGATGACGACGAGACCATTAAAAAATCCTACCGTAAACTGGTACGGGAAAACCATCCCGATGCCATCGCCGCCAAGGGGCTTCCCGACGAATTCCAGAAGGTAGCAACGGACAAATTCCGCCAGATCCAGGACGCTTACGAGCACATCCGCAAGGAGCGCGGTTTTTAA